A window from Ignavibacteriota bacterium encodes these proteins:
- a CDS encoding HDOD domain-containing protein encodes MEEQVKQDRRRKSELALSNVYNLPAMSATMLEVSKLLDDPTTNTAALSRMIGKDQGLSTKILSIANSPLYGLTRKVSTIDFAILIIGYQDIKNIVVALTMVDSFKNKSDKYLDQKEFWVHSMLAGTACKRVAEDLGFRIGSEAFVAGLLHDLGVPVMHKFFRNEFEAISEDIKNLSTPLLETERKYLGLDHQEIGNFLANKWHLPEHLSNCILNHHQPSLAAENDVLISIVHLVDYMTQKLEIGTFYLDKGIELDKSVLGTLGISSDEELNSFIESYRELFTNEVNSDLFIK; translated from the coding sequence ATGGAAGAACAAGTAAAACAAGACAGAAGGAGAAAATCAGAATTAGCATTATCTAATGTCTATAATCTGCCCGCAATGTCTGCAACAATGTTAGAAGTTTCAAAACTTCTTGATGATCCGACAACCAATACTGCAGCGCTTAGCAGAATGATTGGAAAAGATCAAGGATTATCTACAAAAATTTTATCAATTGCTAATTCACCACTTTACGGATTAACAAGAAAAGTTTCAACAATTGATTTTGCGATATTAATAATTGGCTATCAAGATATTAAAAATATTGTTGTTGCATTAACAATGGTTGATTCATTCAAAAACAAATCAGATAAATATCTTGATCAAAAAGAATTTTGGGTTCACTCAATGCTTGCAGGAACTGCATGCAAAAGAGTTGCTGAAGATTTGGGATTCAGAATTGGAAGCGAAGCTTTCGTTGCTGGTTTGCTTCATGATTTAGGTGTTCCGGTTATGCATAAATTTTTTAGAAATGAATTTGAAGCAATTTCTGAAGATATAAAAAATTTAAGTACACCATTGTTAGAAACTGAAAGAAAATATTTGGGATTGGATCATCAAGAAATTGGAAATTTCCTTGCCAACAAATGGCACTTGCCAGAACATTTATCGAACTGTATTCTTAATCATCATCAGCCAAGTTTAGCTGCTGAAAATGATGTGTTAATTTCTATAGTTCATCTTGTTGATTACATGACACAAAAATTAGAAATCGGTACTTTCTATTTAGATAAAGGAATCGAACTTGATAAATCAGTATTGGGAACATTGGGAATTTCATCGGATGAAGAATTAAATTCATTTATTGAAAGCTACCGTGAATTATTTACTAATGAAGTTAACTCAGATTTATTTATAAAATGA
- a CDS encoding sigma-70 family RNA polymerase sigma factor — protein sequence MDNSTLWAEYKTEPSSVVKKQIMVNYTNLVHYVIHNSKFMNLNVVEEKDYFQFGIEGLSEAIDRFDPDFGTKFETYAIQRIRGKIIDELRKLQIKPRANYQNQDSNKVIYKNVSIDQPYDNDDGFTLSEIIPSEYETPDDEFNSNEQKELLVTAIKNLSERDRLIITLYYYEHMNYKEISQALDITVSRVSQLHSKIMKDLKKQIEHQYD from the coding sequence ATGGATAATAGTACACTTTGGGCAGAATATAAAACAGAACCATCAAGTGTAGTTAAAAAACAGATAATGGTTAATTATACCAATCTAGTTCATTATGTAATCCATAATTCAAAATTTATGAATCTTAATGTTGTTGAAGAAAAGGATTACTTCCAGTTTGGAATTGAAGGATTAAGCGAAGCAATTGACAGATTCGATCCGGATTTTGGAACCAAATTTGAAACTTATGCAATTCAAAGAATCAGAGGAAAAATTATTGATGAATTGAGAAAACTTCAAATTAAGCCACGTGCAAATTATCAAAATCAAGATTCCAACAAAGTGATTTATAAAAATGTTTCAATTGACCAGCCTTATGATAACGATGACGGATTTACACTTTCGGAAATTATTCCTTCTGAATATGAAACTCCGGATGATGAATTTAATTCCAATGAACAAAAAGAATTGTTAGTTACAGCAATAAAAAATTTATCAGAAAGAGACCGTTTGATTATTACACTTTATTATTATGAACACATGAATTACAAAGAAATATCGCAAGCATTAGATATTACAGTTTCAAGAGTTTCGCAGCTACACAGTAAAATTATGAAAGATTTGAAAAAGCAAATTGAACATCAATATGACTAA
- a CDS encoding HDOD domain-containing protein: protein MLSTVYNVPSIPQVIMEVSSIIDDPKTSANILGRMISHDQGLVTKILTVANSPLHGIPRRVSTIDFAIVVLGFNQVKNIVLALSMMDSLKITGDSKFDQKQYWLHSILTAAASKKIADDLGYQASGEVFTAGLLHDLGIAIINKFFTKEFKEILESVKKQNLTYLEAEELHLGITHQEIGRYLVDRWNLPVAIADVINFHHKPSLAENNKELTALVHLADYMTKQLMIGDFSWDNTATLDPAIIEILRLGDSEYLENFIFSYKELFQDQIDSINL from the coding sequence ATTCTTTCAACTGTTTACAATGTACCGAGCATTCCGCAAGTAATAATGGAAGTTTCTTCAATTATTGATGATCCCAAAACCAGTGCAAATATTCTTGGAAGAATGATAAGTCATGATCAAGGTTTAGTTACAAAAATTTTAACTGTTGCAAATTCACCATTGCACGGAATACCGAGAAGAGTTTCAACCATTGATTTTGCAATTGTTGTATTAGGATTTAACCAAGTTAAAAATATAGTATTAGCTTTATCAATGATGGATTCATTAAAAATTACCGGCGATTCTAAGTTTGATCAAAAGCAATACTGGCTTCACTCAATTTTAACAGCGGCAGCATCTAAAAAAATTGCTGATGATTTGGGATATCAAGCAAGCGGTGAAGTTTTTACAGCTGGACTTTTACATGATTTAGGAATTGCTATAATAAACAAATTTTTTACAAAAGAATTCAAAGAAATTTTAGAATCAGTAAAAAAACAAAATTTAACATACTTAGAAGCTGAAGAACTGCATTTAGGAATCACTCATCAAGAAATAGGAAGATATTTAGTTGATAGATGGAATTTACCGGTAGCAATTGCAGATGTAATTAATTTTCATCATAAACCATCTTTAGCTGAAAATAACAAGGAGCTTACCGCACTTGTGCATCTTGCTGATTATATGACTAAACAATTAATGATCGGGGATTTTAGTTGGGATAACACAGCAACATTAGATCCGGCAATAATAGAAATTTTAAGATTAGGAGATTCTGAATATTTAGAGAATTTCATTTTCAGCTATAAAGAATTATTTCAAGATCAAATCGACTCAATAAATTTATAA
- a CDS encoding AAA family ATPase produces MQIKKFIGTTLKDAIAQMKGDFGDEAIVLGTKVIEDYSKGVEQKLFEITASLDEDDNHKEIKVEIPKVKSFDSEMKKLTEKIYGVSNSQSYSNSKISQPQRKTVDLDKIQFQSIKKILSEKDVSEKNINKILKLITQYEALFNDENKDEYIISTLASLIPTSDFELNKDGGQKVISIVGPTGVGKTTCIAKLAVISKILHNLNIGLISIDTYRLGALDQLKIFSEISNIDFLVAYEPKDIPKFMKKFKDKDIVFIDTVGRSQNNAKLLNSINQFLKTVKIDETYLVLNSTSDYKIMLDVAKKFKVLNYNGLIFSKLDEAVTFGNLLNLVEEIKVPIKYLTNGQVIPDDIIAADNEFIANMIYTGKIN; encoded by the coding sequence ATGCAGATAAAAAAATTTATTGGAACAACTTTAAAAGATGCAATTGCCCAAATGAAAGGTGACTTTGGCGATGAAGCTATTGTACTTGGCACAAAAGTGATTGAAGATTATTCTAAAGGTGTTGAACAAAAACTTTTTGAAATTACCGCAAGTTTAGATGAAGATGATAATCACAAAGAAATAAAAGTTGAAATTCCGAAAGTAAAAAGTTTTGATTCTGAAATGAAAAAACTTACTGAAAAGATTTATGGAGTTTCAAATAGTCAATCTTATTCAAATTCAAAAATTTCTCAACCACAAAGAAAAACAGTTGATTTAGATAAAATTCAATTTCAGTCTATTAAAAAAATACTAAGCGAAAAAGATGTTTCCGAAAAAAATATAAATAAAATTCTAAAATTAATTACTCAGTACGAAGCTTTATTTAATGATGAAAACAAAGATGAATATATTATTTCAACTTTGGCTTCTTTAATTCCAACAAGTGATTTTGAGTTAAATAAAGACGGCGGTCAAAAAGTAATTTCTATTGTTGGTCCAACCGGCGTTGGAAAAACCACATGCATCGCAAAACTTGCTGTAATTTCCAAAATACTTCACAATTTAAATATTGGATTAATATCAATTGATACTTACAGATTAGGGGCTTTAGATCAATTAAAAATATTTTCTGAAATTTCTAATATTGATTTTTTGGTTGCGTATGAACCAAAAGATATTCCAAAGTTTATGAAAAAGTTTAAAGATAAAGATATTGTATTTATCGATACTGTTGGACGAAGTCAGAATAATGCAAAATTACTTAATTCAATAAATCAATTTTTAAAAACGGTTAAAATAGATGAAACTTATTTGGTTCTAAACAGCACAAGCGATTATAAAATTATGTTGGATGTTGCAAAAAAATTCAAAGTGTTGAATTATAATGGATTAATATTTTCAAAATTGGATGAAGCCGTAACTTTCGGAAATCTGCTGAATCTTGTTGAGGAAATAAAAGTTCCAATAAAATATTTAACAAACGGACAAGTAATCCCAGATGATATAATTGCGGCAGATAATGAATTTATTGCAAATATGATTTATACGGGAAAAATAAATTAA
- a CDS encoding AAA family ATPase, with protein MLGQAKRLYELSNLFHAKNEVKESTKIISFTSGKGGTGKSFICSNLSFQLSEEGKKVLLVDLDINLSNIGAIFNVHSKKNLYHYLNYDYDLDEIIFNYSENLDIILGESGRIDHPEFTEEKINLFLSELKIISAKYDYVLFDTSAGINKSTLQILQNSNEIIIVTSSEPTSVMDGYVIVKMMKSLGFESEINIVVNKTFEKHEGIIAFENLQKAVDHFLKSKIKYLGEVSFSKEVIQSIKDQIPLCKSKKTSEISNQLQEISSKIKIQTIG; from the coding sequence ATGCTTGGACAAGCCAAAAGATTGTATGAGTTGAGCAATTTATTTCATGCGAAAAATGAAGTAAAAGAATCGACAAAGATAATATCGTTTACCTCCGGCAAAGGCGGAACGGGGAAATCCTTTATTTGCAGCAATTTGTCATTTCAACTTTCTGAAGAAGGAAAAAAAGTATTGCTTGTTGATCTTGATATTAATTTATCAAATATTGGAGCAATTTTTAATGTACATTCAAAAAAGAATTTATATCATTATCTAAATTATGATTACGATTTAGATGAAATAATTTTTAATTATTCTGAAAATTTGGATATCATTTTGGGTGAATCCGGAAGAATTGATCATCCGGAATTTACAGAGGAAAAAATCAATTTATTTTTAAGCGAGTTGAAAATTATTTCTGCAAAATATGATTATGTACTTTTTGATACTTCTGCTGGAATTAATAAATCAACACTTCAAATTCTTCAAAATTCTAATGAAATTATTATTGTAACTTCATCGGAACCAACTTCGGTAATGGATGGTTACGTAATTGTAAAAATGATGAAAAGTTTAGGATTTGAATCCGAGATAAATATTGTTGTAAATAAAACTTTTGAAAAACATGAAGGAATAATTGCATTCGAAAATCTTCAAAAAGCAGTTGACCATTTCCTAAAAAGTAAAATAAAATACTTAGGCGAAGTTTCATTTTCCAAAGAAGTAATTCAATCTATTAAAGATCAAATTCCATTGTGCAAATCGAAAAAAACTTCCGAAATTTCAAATCAACTTCAAGAAATTTCCTCAAAAATTAAAATACAAACAATTGGTTAA
- the flhA gene encoding flagellar biosynthesis protein FlhA: MSKILKNTDIIFAFGIIFILGLMVIPLPAFLLDFFLALNISFAILILIASLYINTPLEISSFPGLLLVLTIFRLSLNISSTRLILIDGYAGEVIETFGNFVVGGSYIVGFIVFLILIIIQFMVIVKGSGRISEVAARFTLDAMPGKQMAIDADLNSGIITEVEARSRRNDIAREAEFFGSMDGASKFVKGDAIAGLIINAINIVGGILIGVLQKGLNVVDALQTYTILTIGDGLVSQVPALLIATAAGMVVTKNSGGKSLDSQMKAQLLSNPRVLGTVAGSIILFALIPGMPTIPFLMLGGGLATTTFFVNKNKKTAQLSESKEVETAKEEKEEKVEGYLQVDPVEVEIGYGLIALVDDSQGGNLFQKISSTRKFVALEYGVLVPPVRVRDNLQLKPNEYIIKIKGNIVAHYEIYSDRFLAMNSGNITEKLSGIPTKDPAFGLDGFWVSDQEKDKAELVGYTVVDAVSVLSTHLQETIKKNFDKILTRQSVKQLLENLKQEYPAVIEDINPESLPIGTIQKVLQSLLKELIPIKDLVQILESLIDYSKVTKNIEVLTEYVRHSLGDTIATLYKDQHNIIHSAAIGEGLEEYITNSLSKQGDATHTLGLTPDMLNALNNSINNLVGKFRKLGYLPIFITSATIRPYLFRLINSSFPDVVILSFTELPANIEIEFIGKLEV; the protein is encoded by the coding sequence ATGAGTAAAATTTTAAAAAATACCGATATTATTTTTGCATTTGGAATAATCTTTATTCTTGGATTAATGGTAATTCCATTACCGGCATTTCTACTGGACTTTTTCTTAGCATTAAACATTTCATTTGCAATTTTAATTTTAATTGCATCTTTATATATAAACACACCACTGGAAATTTCTTCATTTCCCGGATTACTTTTAGTCTTAACAATATTTAGACTTTCATTAAATATTAGCTCAACAAGATTAATTCTAATTGATGGATATGCTGGTGAGGTAATTGAAACATTTGGAAATTTCGTTGTTGGTGGAAGTTACATTGTTGGATTTATAGTATTCTTAATTTTAATAATTATTCAATTTATGGTAATTGTAAAGGGTTCCGGAAGAATTTCGGAAGTTGCAGCAAGATTTACTTTGGATGCAATGCCCGGAAAACAAATGGCTATTGATGCGGATTTGAATAGCGGAATTATTACCGAAGTAGAAGCAAGATCAAGAAGAAATGACATTGCTCGCGAAGCTGAGTTTTTCGGATCGATGGATGGTGCCTCAAAATTTGTAAAAGGCGATGCTATTGCAGGATTGATAATTAATGCTATAAATATTGTGGGAGGAATTCTAATTGGTGTATTACAAAAAGGATTAAACGTAGTTGACGCTTTACAAACTTACACAATTTTAACAATTGGTGATGGATTAGTTTCTCAAGTTCCGGCATTGTTAATTGCTACCGCTGCGGGAATGGTTGTAACAAAAAATTCTGGAGGCAAATCTTTAGATAGTCAAATGAAAGCACAATTACTTTCAAACCCAAGAGTTTTAGGAACAGTTGCTGGTTCAATTATTCTATTTGCATTAATACCCGGAATGCCCACAATTCCGTTTTTGATGTTAGGTGGTGGATTAGCAACCACAACATTTTTTGTTAATAAAAATAAGAAAACGGCACAATTATCAGAAAGTAAAGAAGTTGAAACAGCAAAAGAAGAAAAAGAAGAAAAAGTTGAAGGCTATCTACAAGTTGATCCGGTTGAAGTTGAAATAGGTTATGGACTTATCGCACTTGTAGATGATAGTCAAGGCGGAAATTTGTTTCAAAAAATTTCTTCTACAAGAAAATTTGTTGCACTTGAATACGGCGTATTGGTGCCGCCGGTTAGAGTTAGAGATAATTTACAACTTAAGCCAAATGAATATATAATAAAAATTAAAGGAAATATTGTTGCACATTATGAAATTTACTCTGATAGATTTTTAGCAATGAATTCCGGAAATATAACAGAAAAATTAAGCGGTATTCCAACTAAAGATCCTGCTTTTGGTCTTGATGGATTTTGGGTTTCAGATCAAGAAAAGGATAAAGCTGAATTAGTTGGCTACACAGTTGTTGATGCAGTTTCTGTTTTATCAACACATTTACAAGAAACAATTAAGAAAAATTTTGATAAAATTTTAACACGTCAATCTGTTAAACAATTATTGGAAAATCTAAAGCAAGAATATCCGGCAGTTATTGAAGATATAAATCCGGAATCTTTACCAATCGGCACAATTCAAAAAGTATTGCAAAGTTTATTGAAAGAATTAATACCTATAAAAGACTTAGTTCAGATTTTAGAATCATTAATTGATTATTCAAAAGTTACAAAAAATATTGAAGTACTTACAGAATACGTAAGACATTCGCTTGGTGATACGATTGCAACTTTATATAAAGATCAACACAATATTATTCATTCAGCGGCAATTGGAGAAGGTTTGGAAGAATATATTACAAATTCTTTATCTAAACAAGGCGATGCAACTCATACTTTAGGATTAACACCGGATATGTTAAATGCATTAAATAATTCAATAAATAATTTAGTAGGTAAATTTAGAAAACTTGGTTATCTGCCGATATTTATTACATCGGCAACAATTAGACCGTATTTATTTAGATTAATAAATTCATCTTTCCCGGATGTTGTAATTTTATCTTTTACAGAATTGCCGGCAAATATTGAAATTGAATTTATTGGAAAACTTGAGGTTTAA
- the flhB gene encoding flagellar biosynthesis protein FlhB, with the protein MAELDGQEKTEQATSKRQLDTREKGQAPKSQELNSLAVFTTGLFVLFLTKDYLGGKLWDISVYIFSSLDTLEISADILSMYMIKGALFFILSMFPVFIGIILVSLAVGYGQVGFKITPKALEPKFSKLDPIKGFKNSFLTTRPLVETIKSIVKLSAIGIFSYIFLEDMILNSIGLVNFTIQEIVNYTIENSIDFLWRVSLVYIVIAFSDFAYQKFKHKKDLMMTKQEVKEERKQTEGDPQIKSQIRSKQIEMARKRMLDDVPKADVVITNPTHFAVALKYDIGKSTAPKVIAKGQDLLAQKIKEIAKQHNIPLHEDVQLARALYKACEIGQEIPETLFKAVAQILAYIFKLKNEKKRKSII; encoded by the coding sequence ATGGCAGAATTAGACGGACAAGAAAAGACCGAGCAAGCGACTAGTAAACGTCAGCTTGATACCAGAGAAAAAGGTCAAGCTCCTAAAAGTCAAGAATTAAATTCACTAGCGGTTTTTACTACTGGATTATTTGTTCTGTTTTTAACTAAAGATTATTTAGGCGGAAAATTATGGGATATAAGCGTTTATATTTTTTCATCGCTAGATACTCTTGAAATTAGTGCAGATATTCTTAGTATGTACATGATAAAAGGTGCATTGTTTTTTATTCTTTCTATGTTCCCGGTTTTTATTGGAATTATATTAGTTTCTTTAGCAGTCGGCTATGGTCAAGTGGGATTTAAAATTACACCTAAAGCACTTGAACCAAAATTCTCCAAACTTGATCCCATTAAAGGATTTAAGAATAGTTTTTTAACAACAAGACCTTTAGTTGAAACAATAAAATCAATTGTAAAACTAAGTGCAATAGGAATTTTCTCATATATCTTTTTGGAAGATATGATTCTAAATTCTATTGGATTAGTAAATTTCACAATACAAGAAATAGTTAATTACACAATAGAAAATTCAATTGATTTTTTATGGAGAGTATCGCTTGTTTATATAGTTATAGCTTTTTCAGATTTTGCTTATCAAAAATTTAAACACAAAAAAGATTTGATGATGACAAAGCAAGAAGTAAAAGAAGAGCGCAAACAAACAGAAGGCGATCCACAAATTAAATCTCAAATAAGAAGTAAACAAATTGAAATGGCACGAAAAAGAATGTTGGATGACGTTCCGAAAGCAGATGTTGTAATTACTAACCCAACTCACTTTGCTGTTGCTCTAAAATATGATATTGGAAAAAGTACAGCTCCAAAAGTAATTGCAAAAGGTCAAGATTTATTAGCACAAAAAATTAAAGAAATAGCTAAACAGCACAATATTCCTTTACATGAAGATGTTCAATTGGCAAGAGCACTTTACAAGGCATGTGAAATTGGTCAAGAAATTCCGGAAACATTATTTAAAGCTGTCGCTCAAATTTTAGCTTATATATTTAAACTTAAAAATGAGAAAAAAAGAAAAAGCATAATATAG